A stretch of DNA from Cannabis sativa cultivar Pink pepper isolate KNU-18-1 chromosome X, ASM2916894v1, whole genome shotgun sequence:
caattaaatatattatcacATAATAGCACCAAATTGACCAGATTAAACACACATacaaaaattattcataagattcattgttttaattttatttttatgattatttttttatgcttgttatAATGGTATTATTTTGAGTTAGTGTGTTGAGCTAAAATTAACGCGTTTAATAAGCATGTTAAACATTTCAACGCGAAAGTTAAATGTGTAACACAAACATATTTATTTTGTATCGTTTTTGAATTGTGTCGTAAGAGCCCTAATTAGCACATAAGATGcaacaaattttaaatgtggTTCATTGGTTGAATATAGATCAAAATCTTAATAAGAAGCTTTATTGTTGTTCTAATATCAAACAATTTATTGCTACGTAGTTTAGTTTGGTTCacaaatcaaaaaacaacaaaatgtgaCCACACTCTAAAACGACGCCGTTGCATTGCGTCCCCCCAAAATCCAAACTTTTGCCCTTATCCAAAACCTTTGAAGACTCATCGAACTACTCTTCTTATAGTTCGAAAACTCGAAGCTCTGAGCTTGGCATCCATCTATGGCTTCCCTCCGCCTTCTTTGCTTCCCAGCTACGACATGTTTTCCCATAGAACGACAATTTCAATTATCTTCACAGTGTCATATCTCTGCCACTTCCAACTCTCTCAAACTTCCATTTACGACCAAAAGAGTCAATACTAATTTCGTTCTCCATTGCTCTTCCACTGCCCAAGACCAAGCACTTCAATCTTCTCCGGTGAGTGGTGCCACTACCAGCAGTGAAAGTGAAGAACTTGAGTCAGACACCGAGGAAGTTTATAAAGACAGATTATATGCCCAGAACGTTCCTTGGAATTATACCCCCGAAGATATTCGTGCTCTTTTTGACAAGTATGGAACTGTGGTAGACGTTGAGGTGAGCTTTTCAATTttcttattatcattattattataattatgaaattcaaTGTTTTTTCTTTGAAgggtttttgttatttttgcgTGTTTCTGATCTGGGtttgtgttgtgttgtgtttGGCTTAGCTTTCTATGTATAACAAGACCAGAAACAGGGGTTTGGCATTTGTTACAATGGGTTCACCTGAGGAGGCTCTTGCTGCTCTCAATAATCTTCAATCGTGTGTAAGCATATTTCATTTTCTGGTTTAATCTAAACAACTAATATGACAATATTGAGAAAGTTAAATTATCAAAATCACTTCCACTAATTTTAAACAAATTGTAACTCAAAATTCTTTTATGGTCATTTTGAGAAAGACAGCATATGTTTTGTGTTTGGTTGGAAATTCCAttcttttatttgattgtattttAACAATGGATATTTTGGTAAGATATTCCAATGCAATaagataaaaatttaataattttgttatacattttaaattttattccattcctattcgtattcttattctcattcctattcctatgtTTTTATTCTTCCTACCAAATGCAACCTTAGTTACCTATTTTTACTAAGTGTACTTATTATCTACATAACCATGTAGCTACAATCTTAATGCGTGCATAGCATCCCTTTCTgtttttgtttgtattttgaCCTGTGTTGATTGATGTACAATTTCTCACCAGATGTACTGGAAAAATAGCTCCTTGTACTGCAATTCAATACGCGAATTTCAGTCAAGGACTCTACCAAATTCTTTCACAAAACCCTTGTGGTGACATGACAGAATTTTCTGTTCTATTTTGCCATCTTTGTATCCCTTTCCTTCATTTTATCAAACCAGTTAATAGAGAACTTGTGACATTTGCTTTCTCTTTTCGATGTCGTGTTTTCTACACTAAAAGAAGTTTTATTTCTTCTAAACAAATGCTGTAGGAAGTGGATGGTCGTGTTATAACACTTGACTATGCCAGACCAAGAAAGAAGAAAGTTGTCACTCCTCCACAACCTAAGCCAGAAGTGACATTCAATTTGTTTGTTGCAAATTTGTCATTTGAAGCAAGAGCTAAAGATCTCAAAGAGTTCTTTAACTATGAGGGTCATAGTGTAGTCTCTGCAGAAGTTATATTCCATGAAAATCCAAGAAGGTCCTTGGGATACGGATTTGTGTCCTTCAAATCCAAGAAAGAAGCTGATGCAGCTCTAACTTCTATTCAAGGAAAGGTAATTTGGCTTTGTTCATGTTGTTTAATATTTATGATTTGTGAACATAAGCCAATTATAAAGGAGCTTTATAAGAGTCTTTTAAAATGGAGATTCCCTGATAAGATTTTTCTCTCTGTCTCTCTTCCCTTAGTTGTTTATGGGAAGACCAATTCGAGTGGCACGCAGTAAACAATTTGTCAAACAACCAGCCAAAGAGGGTGCAGAATCTGAAGATACTTCACAGGAGTTGAACTCTGGTGTAGAAGAAGCAGAAGTAGCTAATTAAGTGTATATGTGAGATTTTTTTCAATAGTGACATCAGGTAATCTCTTagttatgatatattttattcttttcggTTAATAGTTTGTTATGAGTCCTCTTACATATATCTCTATTGCTAATAGCACCCTTCGTTAATTTATGCCCGCCATTCATCAATTTCTTTTAGTATGCACACTAAAATCCTAATCTACAAGAATGGTTTCAGATTCAAGAATGATAGGCATGGCTTGTAAAAATGTTGGAAACcatacttttcttttcttttttcttccctTCAGTTTTCCCTTTGCATTGTCCTCAGTCACTCCATGGTAAATATAGCATCATGGAATGGTGTTTAGTCAGTTAAAAACCTCACTTCTTTTTGTCATGCTTTCATGAAGTACACTGGATCTTATTGATTTATTTACTCAGTAGATAGTTTGATCTTACTTGGTTATGGAGCTCTGTCTGCTGTTTTTGTTGATCTTCTTTTTTATATTCAGTTGATAAAAGACTCTGAAACCCACCACAATGCCCTATATGTTTCAGGGATGTCTACACTGTTGGACTTTCAATTGTTGGTGCATTTCAAAACTATGTTCCCTTTTCCCCCTACAATGGCTGATATACTAGAATGACAGAAGCACAACTTTGATATTCTTATAGAACCTTACTccaatcttcttcttcctggTTTAGGGAGGGGTTGAGGCTGTAAGAGGGGGTCCATTTTGTATGTGGTAATATTGGTTGTCTTGTGTCTAAACCAAGTTAGGATAAGCTGTAAATGCTCCACTCCTGAAGTTTTggcttatatataatatagctTCTTGGTgtttgattttttctttttgattttgTTAATATTCTGAAGCTTTATATCACTTACCAAACTAATTTTAGAAGTCATGTAGCGAAATAATTGTCATTCAATTGCTATCACCTAGAGACCTCTTTCTATTTATTAACATGGTGGTTGTTGTAAATTTATGGAAAGTATGATAGAAATTTTCCAATAAAACTTTAAGATATACAAAAGTATTCAATAAGAAAATAAGTAGGAGTTTTTATAGTACatactaaaatttttaattttttttttcttttttattgtgggatggaatttttttcaaaaatactgtgttaagttttcactgttgttccacggttgtttttaattattctattttgttattttgcagttgttttaaaaaaaaatatagtatttttgtaaaaaaattccgTGTAgcagtaaaattgtaaaattttccCAACTCTAAATATCCATACCAAAACAAATTCTTAGTTTATAGATATAGAATAATATTGGcttattttcactattttttagGAGTTTTATTTATCTGCTTATAAtatataactttttctttttcaaaataataataaaaaaaaattaagaagctAGGAACTTAAGttcacaaaaaaataaaaaatcttgaAAATTATAAAAGATTTTTGTTTTTACTCACACTCCTAAAAATGTTTTTTATAAATAGGTTACACAGGTTAATTAAAACAACCCGTTTATAAATAAGTTGGATTTGAGTTAGGGTTTTTGAAACAATTAATACATGGGTCGAGTTTAGGTTTAATATTTGCTTGTAATACTTAAACTTCAGACAGTGACTCATAAACACGAATTGGTACCCCTAATCTTGGGCATATAgactgatatttttttttatttagggtTTACATCCTTGACCACACGTTTATTTACATCCTTGATGGCTCCATTCTAACGAGGTCATTGATTTTTAAATGAGAAGTTTTTGAAAAAGAACAGAGTTTTCTTCAAATGAAGGGAAAGACAGATGAAGTACTAGTCAACTCAGCTGGTGGGTTTTGTTTGATGCACTGAACTTAAATGTGCTATCGTACAATTATTCAGAATTTTGTTGGCATGAAAGGAAAACAATTTTTGTCTGTTTTGACACATTTTAACGAAACAAAGAATATCAGCAAACGTACAGATATGGTAAAAGAGAAGACTATTGTTCATTTGATGTTGATGTGCCACCCACGAAAATTAGTAATGTGTTAATGTGTTTATATTTTCTGATTTGCTTTTTGGAATATTTAGTGTTATTGTTGGGTGTACATTACATGAACTTTTGGCATCTTTACTACCTTTGTTTATTTCTTAAATGTGGTCAAAACAAATGcaaaaaaattctcaaaacttcaaaaagtaTTATGCCTTCATTGGCTAACTTAGTGTACCAAAAcgaaaaatgttattttaatttaataattattataaaatatcgcTAATTATTTATAAAGTGTCACCTTAGGTGGTGTCGCACCTGTAGTGCGTAATAgcaatactttaaaattaaaaactgttATCAACCAAACCCATGTTCAAGGTTACAAAAGGATAAGCCAAATGGGGCTTTTGAACATTGGCATGTGGCTTGCTGGACcatattctttgatttgggAAATATCATGCAAAAGGAGTCCATCACAATCACACCAAATCATTCCCATGACGACTTCCAAATTCTGGTTAGGTGAACCCTTTTGATCAAATGTTGAGACTTCTCAACCCCTCCCCTCAttcttttttcattatatttCTCTTGTTAAGGCTATGTTTGGTAAGAAATCAAAATATGGTTGAAAGGATGGAAAGTGTGACCAAAGGAGTAGTATGTCCCATCTTTGGTGCCTATGGGATTGAAAGGACGGAAAGTGTGTCATGAAGAAAGTTATGTAAATTTTCAATGGGTGATCCGAGGGCTCTAGTGAGTGATTTTTATGAGTTCAATAACAATTTTATCTCACCTCTaccaagtaaaaaaaaattgagtaaaacctAGTCATTTTGTGGAGGATTTGGTTTCAAAGAAACATGGTGATTACTTGTTGGCTTACTAGGTATTCTTCTAGTTCTCCTTCATCAGGCATCTGAGATGAGGCCTTCTTCTTCGTCTAAGGTTGCGTCCAAGTGGCTCAGACCGCCTATGGGAAGCTTCAAGAGTTATAAAGACGTTGCCATCGACCAATCAACACATTTTTGTGGTTTTGGGATGGTGGTCTATAAACTCTCTGAGGGAAGCTCTTGCTcaacaactcagaaattggaGGGATCTTTCTTGGCCGAAGCTTGCTATTTGGCAAGATTTAGCTCAATGTTGTTTTCTTGGCTACAATAACGTTCATATCGAGTGGGATTGCCAAAGTTTCTATATTCATCTTTGGGTTTGATTATTAGAGATAtaaatctttttgtaataattttaatgtTGGGAACTATAAATGTAACACACACTCttgttaaatatattttacaaacTATTGCAacagaaattaaatttaagtatttatactgcaaattattctaataataataacaataacataCACTCTTCTATCTTATATGATGTCCAAAAGAGATATAAGtatgaatttaaattttaaatacaaaattgctatatataaattattttgcaCTAACCCTTTTTCCATACTACGTACGTACCTTTCCATCTTACTAAAATTCCCTTTAACCAAAGGTAGTGGGTATTGTAAGATTAGCAATAATAACAATCTTGGTTTTTCCTCCCCTCCCAAAATAACGATCGATTGTTAATTACTTCAAATACAAGTAGCTCTTAATTAACATGCATGTCATTATGAatctttttgaaaattaaattgaattttGGTTTGGTGGTAGGTCAAGACCTGAACGGCTATTATATAATTACC
This window harbors:
- the LOC115699461 gene encoding 28 kDa ribonucleoprotein, chloroplastic encodes the protein MASLRLLCFPATTCFPIERQFQLSSQCHISATSNSLKLPFTTKRVNTNFVLHCSSTAQDQALQSSPVSGATTSSESEELESDTEEVYKDRLYAQNVPWNYTPEDIRALFDKYGTVVDVELSMYNKTRNRGLAFVTMGSPEEALAALNNLQSCEVDGRVITLDYARPRKKKVVTPPQPKPEVTFNLFVANLSFEARAKDLKEFFNYEGHSVVSAEVIFHENPRRSLGYGFVSFKSKKEADAALTSIQGKLFMGRPIRVARSKQFVKQPAKEGAESEDTSQELNSGVEEAEVAN